The Mucilaginibacter rubeus genomic interval TTATTCTTCATTTTTGGTTTTGTAACCTGGATGAATGGTACACTCATTCCCTATTTAAAAATAGCCTGTGAGCTTAGTACCAAGGAAGCTTATTTTGTAACCACCGCCTTTTATATTGCTTATGTTGTAATGGGCATCCCTGCCGGTAAAACCATCAAAAAGTTTGGTTTTAAGAACGGCATGGCTATAGGCTTATTTGTAATGGCCATAGGCGCGTTGATTTTTATACCGGCCGCTATGACCCGCACCTACGGAATATTTTTGATTGGTCTGTTTGTGCAAGGTACCGGTTTAACGGTATTACAAACTGCATCAAACCCATATATCACTATTTTAGGCCCGGCTGAAACTGCGGCGAGGCGCATCAGTATCATGGGAATCTGTAATAAAATTGCTGGTGCTTTGGCCCCGGTTATTTTAGGAACAGTAGTACTTGCCAATATTGACGCGATAACCGAAAAGCTAAAAACCTTAAACGCCAGCGAAAAAGCATTGGAATTAAATGAGCTTGCATCAAGGGTGATCATGCCTTATGGCATCATGGTGGTTGTTTTGATCCTGCTGGCTATACTTATCTATTTTTCTTCACTACCAGAAATCAATACCGAACATGAAGACGAAGAAGTAGCTGCAGCAAACACCAATAAAACAAGTATTACACAGTTCCCGCATTTAATGCTGGGTGTGGCCACCTTATTTGTTTACGTAGGTGCCGAGGTTATTGCCGGCGATTCCATTTCTCTTTATGGTACTTCGCAACATATCGCCTTGTCAACAGCTAAATTCTTTACATCATGTACCCTGGTATCTATGATAGTGGGCTATTTGGTTGGGGTTTTCTGTATCCCTAAATTCATAACTCAACAGAAGGCTTTAGTTGCTTCGGCAATATTGGGTATCATTTTAACTATTGCAACCTTATTAACGCACGGTTATGCATCGGTATTTTGCATTGCCTTGCTTGGCTTGGCCAATTCATTAATGTGGCCTGCTATATGGCCGCTGGCACTGGCTGGTTTGGGTCGGTTTACCAAAATAGCATCGTCATTATTGGTTATGGGTATTGCTGGCGGCGCTGTTTTGCCTCCGCTGTACGGCTATTTCTCTGAAAAATTTTCGGCACAATCTGCCTATATTATGCTGATTCCTATCTACCTGTTCATCCTGTATTATTCAACTTTAGGGCATAAAGCAGGCAGGGCTAATGTAAAAGCATAATTGTAAAAGTTTATTTCTAAATCAAAACCGGGTATCAGTACGCATTACTGGTACCCGGTTTTGTTTGTAGGTGGTTATCTATTTGAACATTAGGTTGTTATATGATCGCTGTATTTCGTTATTATGTTGAAAATTTTACGATATATGGCTATGAATTTAAAGTCGATTTTGTTTAATTTGTTGATTGCTAATGTGTTGTGATTTTGGTTCGATTGTTGGCTTAAAACGGCTAAAATGAACAGCATCTACCGTAAAATTAGTTCATAACTTTTCATGAACTATGCTAATAAACAGGGTAAACAATTAAAGATCAGCACCATGAAAGACGTAAAAACCTGCAAAAAGCTAAATCGCACTTTGACCAAATGGGTCATCGATCTGCACGGCAAAGGTTACACCAATGATTTTTCGCAGATAAACAATCAAAGATTACGTTGCATTCAAAACTGCGAAGATTTTCCAATCTCCGATCTCAGCATCAACGTAATAGACCAGGGTTTTGACCAGCTAACGCAAACGTATAAATATATCCACACCATCGAAACTATGGACGGCGACAAAGGGCTGCTGGTTATCGAGGCTTTGTGTACCCCGCAGCTGGCAAACTGATATGGTGTCCGGGGCCGTTTAATCCCCGCTATCTGATACATGTTTACGGGTAATACCCAGGCGTTTCATTTTGCTGTTTAACGTGGTTGATGGTACATCCAGCAGTTCGGCGGCACCACCGGGACCTGCTATACGTCCATTACATTTTTTTAGTATGGCCAGGATATAATCGCGTTCGTTTTCATCAATTGATTTAACCTTGTCGCCAATAGATACAACTGAAGCGGCAGGGGCCACTGCAGATGGAACTGCGCCAGGTAACATGATCCTTTCTATCACATTTCCCCGGGTTAAAAGTACGTTGCGTTCTATCAGGTGTTCCAGCTCGCGTACGTTGCCGGGCCAGTTATAGTTCATGAGGTCGGCTAAGGCCTGGTTGGATAGCGTAAGTTTTGGCCTGCCTGCCATAGCCGAATATTTTTCGATAAAATGCTCTGCCAGTACAGGGATATCATCCTTGCGCTCACGTAAAGAAGGGAGGATGATAGGGAAGATGTTTAACCGGTAATACAGATCTAAACGGAATTTACCCGCTGCTACCTCTTTTTCAAGGTTGCAATTGGTAGCCGCTATCACACGTACATCAACCTTAATGGTTTCTCTGCCACCAAGCTTTTCCACTTCTTTTTCCTGCAATACGCGTAGTAATTTGGCTTGCGATTCAAGTGGGAGCTCGCCAATTTCATCAAGGAAT includes:
- a CDS encoding sugar MFS transporter is translated as MAQTASTVIESPVKKSAINPIVIIGALFFIFGFVTWMNGTLIPYLKIACELSTKEAYFVTTAFYIAYVVMGIPAGKTIKKFGFKNGMAIGLFVMAIGALIFIPAAMTRTYGIFLIGLFVQGTGLTVLQTASNPYITILGPAETAARRISIMGICNKIAGALAPVILGTVVLANIDAITEKLKTLNASEKALELNELASRVIMPYGIMVVVLILLAILIYFSSLPEINTEHEDEEVAAANTNKTSITQFPHLMLGVATLFVYVGAEVIAGDSISLYGTSQHIALSTAKFFTSCTLVSMIVGYLVGVFCIPKFITQQKALVASAILGIILTIATLLTHGYASVFCIALLGLANSLMWPAIWPLALAGLGRFTKIASSLLVMGIAGGAVLPPLYGYFSEKFSAQSAYIMLIPIYLFILYYSTLGHKAGRANVKA